Proteins from a genomic interval of Burkholderia cepacia GG4:
- the ftsL gene encoding cell division protein FtsL: protein MSRFNIFLLIIVMGCALSVVNSTNQQRQIFIQLQRAQSQERQLQQDYAQLQYQQSALSKTSRIEQLANDSLKMQPVTTGRTQYLTLPPGAARAIDAPIPASADTTAKGNGGAR from the coding sequence ATGAGCCGCTTCAATATCTTCCTGCTGATCATCGTGATGGGATGCGCGCTGTCGGTCGTCAATTCGACGAACCAGCAACGCCAGATATTCATCCAGCTGCAGCGCGCACAGTCGCAGGAGCGTCAGCTCCAGCAGGACTATGCGCAGCTTCAATATCAGCAGAGCGCGCTGTCGAAGACGTCGCGCATCGAGCAACTCGCGAACGACTCGCTGAAGATGCAGCCGGTCACAACGGGCCGCACGCAATACCTGACGCTGCCGCCGGGCGCCGCGAGGGCGATCGACGCGCCGATTCCCGCTTCGGCCGACACGACTGCCAAGGGCAACGGAGGCGCGCGATGA
- the rsmH gene encoding 16S rRNA (cytosine(1402)-N(4))-methyltransferase RsmH → MGNELQHRTVLLDEAVESLVTRPDGIYVDGTFGRGGHSRAVLARLAPAGRLIAFDKDPRAIETAQGIEDARFSIVHDSFASMRDALAARGIEKVSGVLLDLGVSSPQVDDPARGFSFRADGPLDMRMDPTRGESAAEWLARASVQELTEVIRDYGEERFAFQIAKALVARRAESDRLGPLDTTGELAQIVGHVVKTREKGKDPATRTFQAIRIHVNQELADLQVVLDAALSLLEQGGRLVVISFHSLEDRIVKRFMQAHASAPAVDRRLPIRAVDLPSPPLKIISRQFPSEAEVVANPRARSAVMRIAERITP, encoded by the coding sequence ATGGGAAATGAATTGCAGCATCGGACCGTGTTGTTGGACGAAGCGGTCGAGTCGCTCGTGACGCGCCCCGACGGCATTTATGTCGACGGCACGTTCGGGCGGGGTGGTCATAGCCGTGCGGTACTCGCGCGGCTGGCGCCGGCTGGCCGGCTGATCGCGTTCGACAAGGATCCGAGGGCGATCGAGACGGCGCAGGGCATCGAGGATGCGCGCTTCTCGATCGTGCATGACAGCTTTGCATCGATGCGCGATGCGCTTGCGGCGCGTGGCATCGAGAAGGTGTCGGGTGTGTTGCTGGACCTGGGCGTGTCCTCGCCGCAGGTGGACGATCCGGCGCGCGGCTTCAGCTTTCGCGCCGATGGCCCGCTGGACATGCGAATGGATCCGACGCGCGGCGAGTCGGCGGCCGAATGGCTCGCGCGGGCTTCGGTGCAGGAATTGACGGAGGTGATACGGGATTATGGGGAAGAACGGTTTGCTTTTCAGATTGCAAAGGCGCTTGTTGCTCGCCGGGCAGAGTCCGACCGTCTTGGGCCTCTCGACACCACGGGCGAGCTTGCCCAAATCGTGGGTCACGTCGTCAAAACCCGTGAGAAGGGCAAGGATCCGGCAACCCGCACCTTTCAGGCTATACGGATTCACGTCAATCAAGAGCTTGCGGACCTGCAAGTCGTACTAGACGCGGCATTGTCGTTGCTGGAGCAAGGAGGGCGGCTGGTGGTCATCAGCTTTCATTCACTCGAGGACCGGATCGTCAAGCGATTCATGCAGGCGCACGCGAGTGCGCCTGCGGTTGATCGTCGCCTGCCGATCCGTGCCGTCGACCTCCCGAGCCCGCCGCTCAAGATAATCAGCCGTCAGTTCCCGAGCGAAGCGGAAGTCGTTGCGAATCCGCGCGCCAGGTCGGCCGTGATGCGCATTGCGGAGCGCATCACGCCATGA
- a CDS encoding UDP-N-acetylmuramoyl-L-alanyl-D-glutamate--2,6-diaminopimelate ligase — MSAARSSHPAHQQIAAALAWLRQHVAPAAQLHADTRSLQAGDVFLGYAVDGADNRAFISDAVAQGAAAVLYQPDGLAAAPSVPVALAVPALDQLAGDIASGWYGDPSDTLLAVGVTGTNGKTSCTHWIAAALTALHQPCALIGTLGSGMPGQLVPTGFTTPDAPQLQRSLAQLRDSGAQAVAMEVSSHALHQGRVNGTAFDIAVFTNLTQDHLDYHGTFDAYEAAKVKLFAWRGLRAAVVNRDDAAGRRLLEKLAGRVRTIAYGIGDAQTPDADRELVALDVRATATGTAFRLRSSWGDADVEVGTLGTFNVSNLLAVLGSLLAADVPFDAAVAEIARLEPVNGRMQRLGGRLQNDEPLVVIDYAHTPDALEKTLDALRPIAAARGGRLVCMFGCGGDRDATKRPLMGAIAERLADEVVVTSDNPRSENPQHIIDQVIAGMTAPDHARRIEDRASAILQAVRGAAREDVVVLAGKGHEATQEIMGKKRTFSDQDHARLALAARATHGKGGGE, encoded by the coding sequence ATGAGCGCCGCTCGCAGTTCCCATCCGGCGCATCAGCAGATCGCAGCCGCGCTCGCGTGGCTGCGTCAGCATGTGGCCCCCGCGGCGCAACTGCATGCCGACACGCGCAGCCTGCAGGCTGGCGACGTGTTTCTAGGCTATGCAGTCGACGGGGCCGATAATCGCGCCTTCATATCCGACGCCGTTGCTCAAGGCGCGGCCGCCGTGCTGTATCAGCCGGACGGCCTCGCAGCCGCACCGTCGGTGCCGGTCGCGCTCGCCGTGCCGGCGCTCGATCAGCTGGCGGGTGACATCGCCAGCGGATGGTACGGCGACCCGAGCGACACCCTGCTTGCGGTCGGCGTGACCGGCACGAACGGCAAGACGTCGTGCACGCACTGGATAGCAGCCGCGCTGACGGCGCTGCACCAGCCGTGCGCGCTGATCGGCACGCTCGGCAGCGGCATGCCGGGCCAGCTGGTGCCGACGGGCTTCACGACGCCGGATGCGCCGCAGCTGCAGCGCAGCCTCGCGCAGCTGCGCGACTCGGGCGCGCAGGCCGTCGCGATGGAAGTGTCGTCGCACGCGCTGCATCAGGGTCGCGTGAACGGCACGGCATTCGATATCGCCGTGTTCACGAACCTCACGCAGGATCACCTCGACTATCACGGTACGTTCGACGCATACGAAGCCGCGAAGGTGAAGCTGTTCGCGTGGCGCGGCCTGCGCGCGGCGGTCGTCAACCGCGACGACGCAGCCGGCCGACGCCTGCTCGAGAAGCTGGCCGGCCGCGTGCGCACGATCGCATACGGGATCGGTGACGCGCAGACGCCCGACGCCGATCGCGAACTGGTCGCGCTCGACGTGCGCGCGACCGCCACCGGCACGGCGTTTCGCCTCCGCTCGTCGTGGGGCGATGCGGACGTCGAGGTCGGCACGCTCGGCACGTTCAACGTCAGCAACCTGCTCGCGGTGCTCGGCTCGCTGCTCGCGGCCGACGTGCCGTTCGACGCGGCCGTGGCGGAGATTGCGCGACTCGAGCCCGTCAACGGCCGGATGCAGCGTCTCGGCGGCCGGCTGCAGAACGACGAACCGCTGGTCGTGATCGACTACGCGCACACCCCGGACGCACTCGAGAAGACGCTCGACGCGTTGCGCCCGATCGCGGCGGCGCGCGGCGGCCGGCTCGTCTGCATGTTCGGTTGCGGCGGCGATCGCGACGCGACGAAGCGGCCGCTGATGGGCGCGATCGCCGAGCGGCTTGCCGACGAGGTCGTCGTCACGAGCGACAACCCGCGCAGCGAAAATCCGCAGCACATCATCGACCAGGTCATCGCGGGCATGACCGCGCCCGATCACGCACGCCGCATCGAGGATCGCGCGAGCGCGATCCTGCAGGCCGTGCGCGGAGCCGCCCGCGAGGATGTCGTCGTGCTGGCCGGCAAGGGCCACGAGGCGACGCAGGAAATCATGGGCAAGAAGCGCACGTTCTCCGATCAGGATCACGCGCGGCTCGCGCTCGCGGCACGTGCGACGCACGGCAAGGGAGGCGGCGAATGA
- the murD gene encoding UDP-N-acetylmuramoyl-L-alanine--D-glutamate ligase produces MFGDRQRPMVLVLGLGESGLAIARWCARHGCRLRIADTREAPPNLAALQAEGIDAEFGGGPFTPALLDGGVEIVGLSPGLSPLEPALAALVAAAHERGIAVWGELEFFAQALRALGTSGYQPKVLAITGTNGKTTTTSLTGLLCQRAGKKVAVAGNISPAMLDRLAGAIDDTALPDVWVLELSSFQLETARTFAPDAAAILNITQDHLDWHGSFDAYAAAKGRIFGATTTRVLNRDDAAVMKFAPAAGAADAARTVTFGLNEPAQQGDYGLSRDNGIAWLVEAVDRDAPDETMTSRRRKRDGAHTPDIAQKRLMPADALRIRGLHNAANALAAFALARAIDLPAAPLLHALREYRGEAHRVEVIATIDDVDYVDDSKGTNVGATVAALDGLAQKIVLIAGGDGKGQDFAPLVAPVARWCRAVMLIGRDAPAIRDTLAETGVPLADHATLEGAVRAAAELAEPGDAVLLSPACASLDMFRNYAHRADVFRAAVDEIAIDKGATP; encoded by the coding sequence ATGTTTGGAGATCGGCAGCGGCCGATGGTGCTCGTACTGGGGCTCGGGGAGTCGGGCCTTGCGATCGCGCGATGGTGCGCGAGGCACGGGTGCCGGCTGCGTATTGCCGATACCCGAGAGGCGCCGCCGAACCTTGCCGCGCTGCAGGCCGAAGGCATCGATGCGGAGTTCGGCGGCGGGCCGTTCACGCCCGCGCTGCTTGACGGCGGTGTCGAGATCGTCGGGCTGAGCCCCGGCCTGTCGCCGCTCGAACCGGCACTCGCGGCGCTGGTCGCGGCCGCGCACGAGCGCGGGATCGCGGTGTGGGGCGAACTGGAATTCTTCGCGCAGGCGTTGCGCGCGCTCGGCACGAGCGGCTACCAGCCGAAGGTGCTCGCGATCACCGGCACCAACGGCAAGACCACGACGACGAGCCTCACCGGCCTGCTGTGCCAGCGCGCGGGCAAGAAGGTCGCCGTCGCGGGCAACATCAGCCCGGCGATGCTCGACCGGCTCGCGGGCGCGATCGACGACACCGCGCTGCCCGACGTCTGGGTGCTCGAACTGTCGAGCTTCCAGCTCGAGACCGCGCGCACGTTCGCGCCTGACGCGGCCGCGATTCTCAACATCACGCAGGATCACCTCGACTGGCACGGCAGCTTCGACGCGTATGCGGCGGCAAAGGGCCGGATCTTCGGCGCGACGACGACCCGCGTGCTGAACCGCGACGATGCAGCGGTGATGAAGTTCGCGCCGGCTGCAGGTGCGGCCGATGCCGCGCGCACGGTCACGTTCGGCCTGAACGAACCGGCGCAGCAGGGCGACTACGGCCTGTCGCGCGACAACGGCATCGCGTGGCTGGTCGAAGCGGTCGATCGCGACGCGCCGGACGAAACGATGACGAGCCGCCGGCGCAAGCGCGACGGCGCACATACGCCGGACATCGCGCAAAAGCGGCTGATGCCGGCCGATGCGCTGCGTATCCGCGGGCTGCACAACGCGGCGAACGCGCTGGCCGCGTTCGCGCTCGCACGTGCGATCGACCTGCCGGCCGCGCCGCTGTTGCACGCGCTGCGCGAATACCGCGGCGAAGCGCATCGCGTCGAAGTGATCGCGACGATCGACGACGTGGACTACGTCGACGACAGCAAGGGAACGAACGTAGGCGCGACGGTTGCCGCGCTCGATGGGCTCGCACAGAAGATCGTGCTGATCGCGGGCGGCGACGGCAAGGGGCAGGACTTCGCGCCGCTGGTCGCGCCGGTCGCGCGCTGGTGTCGCGCGGTGATGCTGATCGGCCGCGACGCGCCGGCGATTCGCGACACGCTCGCCGAAACCGGCGTGCCGCTCGCCGACCACGCAACGCTCGAAGGCGCGGTGCGTGCGGCGGCCGAGCTCGCTGAACCGGGCGACGCGGTGCTGCTGTCGCCCGCATGCGCGAGCCTCGACATGTTCAGGAACTATGCCCATCGCGCGGACGTATTCCGCGCGGCGGTGGACGAAATCGCCATCGACAAAGGAGCGACGCCATGA
- a CDS encoding UDP-N-acetylmuramoyl-tripeptide--D-alanyl-D-alanine ligase, whose amino-acid sequence MTMLGLGEAARLIPGATVHGDPDTTFERVSTDSRTVGPGDLFVALKGDRFDAHDFLGDVAARGAAAALVAHVPAGLAMPVIDGGETRAALGALAHGWRKRFAVPLVAVTGSNGKTTVKEMIASIFAAAVGADARLATAGNLNNDIGVPLTLLRLSGAHRVAVIELGMNHPGETEILARIAAPTVALVNNAQREHQEFMATVEAVALEHAAVIHALTPDGVAVFPADDAYAGIWRVAATGNRILDFALHDAERQVAAQVTGRLHGGELAIDTPAGAVTMRLRALGEHNARNALAATAAALAAGIDLAAIKRGLESFEPVKGRLQVRQAAVGSLAGATVVDDTYNANPDSMRAAIDVLAAQPAPRVLVIGDMGEVGDEGPAFHREIGAYARERGIDALFALGDASRDACTAYGDTARHFGDVGALVEALLAAGYGAQATVLVKGSRYMKMERVVDALMNQPAAGTAPAAH is encoded by the coding sequence ATGACGATGCTCGGTCTCGGCGAAGCCGCTCGCCTGATCCCCGGCGCCACCGTCCACGGCGATCCGGACACCACGTTCGAGCGTGTGTCGACGGACAGCCGCACGGTCGGCCCGGGCGACCTGTTCGTCGCGTTGAAGGGCGACCGCTTTGATGCGCATGACTTCCTCGGCGACGTGGCCGCACGCGGCGCAGCCGCGGCGCTCGTCGCGCACGTGCCGGCGGGCCTCGCGATGCCGGTCATCGACGGCGGCGAAACGCGTGCCGCGCTCGGCGCGCTCGCCCACGGCTGGCGCAAGCGCTTCGCGGTACCGCTCGTCGCGGTGACGGGCAGCAACGGCAAGACGACCGTGAAGGAAATGATCGCGTCGATCTTTGCCGCTGCAGTCGGCGCCGACGCACGGCTGGCCACGGCCGGCAACCTGAACAACGACATCGGCGTGCCGCTGACGCTGCTGCGCCTGTCGGGCGCGCATCGCGTCGCGGTGATCGAACTCGGGATGAACCATCCGGGCGAGACCGAAATCCTCGCGCGCATCGCCGCGCCGACCGTCGCGCTCGTCAACAACGCACAACGCGAGCACCAGGAATTCATGGCGACGGTCGAGGCGGTCGCGCTCGAACACGCAGCCGTGATCCACGCGCTGACGCCGGACGGTGTCGCGGTGTTTCCGGCCGACGATGCATACGCCGGCATCTGGCGTGTCGCGGCGACGGGCAACCGGATCCTCGATTTCGCGCTGCATGACGCGGAGCGGCAAGTCGCAGCCCAGGTGACGGGCCGCCTGCACGGTGGAGAACTCGCGATCGATACGCCGGCCGGCGCGGTGACGATGCGGTTGCGCGCGCTCGGCGAGCACAACGCACGCAACGCGCTGGCGGCAACGGCCGCGGCGCTCGCGGCCGGCATCGATCTGGCCGCGATCAAGCGGGGCCTGGAATCGTTCGAACCGGTCAAGGGTCGGCTGCAGGTCCGGCAGGCGGCCGTCGGCAGCCTCGCAGGCGCGACGGTCGTCGATGACACCTACAACGCGAACCCCGACTCGATGCGCGCCGCGATCGACGTGCTGGCCGCACAGCCTGCGCCGCGCGTGCTGGTGATCGGCGACATGGGCGAGGTCGGCGACGAAGGCCCGGCATTCCACCGCGAGATCGGCGCGTATGCGCGCGAGCGCGGAATCGATGCGCTGTTCGCGCTCGGCGATGCGTCGCGCGATGCATGTACGGCGTACGGCGACACGGCCCGCCATTTCGGCGACGTCGGCGCACTGGTCGAGGCGCTGCTCGCGGCGGGCTACGGCGCGCAGGCGACGGTGCTCGTGAAGGGCTCGCGGTACATGAAGATGGAGCGCGTGGTCGACGCGCTGATGAACCAACCCGCGGCGGGCACGGCGCCCGCTGCACACTGA
- a CDS encoding peptidoglycan D,D-transpeptidase FtsI family protein: MKPSQKRQDVKFSASPVLGVHLPMWRSKFVVFLLFMAFVALAARAFWIQGPGNAFYQKQGESRYQRTIELPATRGKILDRNGLVLATSLPVRAIWAIPDAVPDDLGADKVSQLGTLLGMTPKELRVKLSEDKGFVYVKRQVPIDVADKVAALDIPGIYQRNEYKRFYPEGEITAHLIGFTNVEDEGQEGVELGDQKMLSGTSGVRRVIKDRMGHIIEDVAEQIPPHNGTDVDLSIDSKIQYIAYANLKAAVEKFKAKAGAAMVVDVRTGEVLALVNYPTYNPNDRTRLTGEQLRNRILTDVFEPGSIMKPFTVSLALDLHRVTPNTLVETGNGHFVLDGAPITDDAGFGTLTVGGVIQKSSNIGATKIAMTMRPEEMWNMYTSIGLGQAPKVGFPGAAAGRLRPWKSWRRIEQATMSYGYGLSVSLFQLARAYTAIAHDGEMMPVTIFKTDPNQQITGTQVFNPTTAREVRTMLETVVAPGGTSPDAAVPGYRVGGKSGTAYKHEGHGYTRKYRASFVGMAPMPNPRIVVAVSVDEPTAGSHFGGQVSGPVFSAIAGDTMRALNVPPNMPIKQLVVSDDAPGAPAATGPQKLAAGGGAKHMIVSSTTRNSPGVVR, encoded by the coding sequence ATGAAGCCGTCGCAAAAGCGCCAGGACGTGAAATTCTCGGCGAGCCCGGTGCTCGGCGTGCACCTGCCGATGTGGCGCTCGAAATTCGTCGTGTTCCTGCTGTTCATGGCGTTCGTCGCGCTGGCCGCGCGGGCGTTCTGGATCCAGGGGCCCGGCAACGCGTTCTATCAGAAGCAGGGCGAAAGCCGCTACCAGCGCACGATCGAGCTGCCGGCCACGCGCGGCAAGATCCTCGACCGTAACGGGCTCGTGCTCGCGACGAGCCTGCCCGTGCGCGCGATCTGGGCAATTCCGGACGCCGTGCCGGACGATCTCGGCGCGGACAAGGTCAGCCAGCTCGGCACGCTCCTCGGCATGACGCCGAAGGAACTGCGCGTGAAGCTGTCTGAAGACAAGGGTTTCGTGTACGTGAAGCGCCAGGTGCCGATCGACGTCGCGGACAAGGTCGCCGCGCTCGACATCCCCGGTATCTATCAGCGCAACGAATACAAGCGTTTCTATCCGGAAGGCGAGATCACCGCCCACCTGATCGGCTTCACGAATGTCGAGGACGAAGGGCAAGAGGGCGTCGAGCTCGGCGACCAGAAGATGCTGTCCGGCACGTCCGGCGTGCGCCGCGTGATCAAGGACCGGATGGGGCACATCATCGAGGACGTCGCCGAACAGATTCCGCCGCACAATGGCACGGACGTCGACCTGTCGATCGACAGCAAGATCCAGTACATCGCCTATGCGAACCTGAAGGCCGCCGTCGAGAAGTTCAAGGCGAAGGCCGGCGCGGCGATGGTCGTCGACGTGCGTACCGGCGAGGTGCTCGCGCTGGTCAACTATCCGACCTACAACCCGAACGACCGTACGCGCCTGACCGGCGAGCAACTGCGCAACCGGATCCTGACCGACGTATTCGAGCCGGGCTCGATCATGAAGCCGTTCACGGTGTCGCTCGCGCTCGACTTGCATCGCGTGACGCCGAACACGCTCGTCGAGACGGGCAACGGGCATTTCGTGCTCGACGGCGCGCCGATCACCGACGATGCGGGCTTCGGCACGCTGACGGTCGGCGGGGTGATCCAGAAGTCGAGCAACATCGGCGCGACGAAGATCGCGATGACGATGCGGCCCGAGGAAATGTGGAATATGTATACGAGCATCGGCCTCGGCCAGGCGCCGAAGGTCGGCTTCCCGGGTGCCGCGGCCGGCCGCCTGCGTCCGTGGAAGAGCTGGCGCCGCATCGAGCAGGCGACGATGTCGTACGGCTACGGCCTGTCGGTGTCGCTGTTCCAGCTGGCGCGCGCGTACACCGCGATCGCGCACGACGGCGAGATGATGCCGGTGACCATTTTCAAGACTGACCCCAACCAGCAGATCACGGGCACGCAAGTGTTCAACCCGACCACCGCGCGCGAAGTGCGCACGATGCTCGAGACTGTGGTCGCGCCGGGCGGCACGTCGCCGGATGCCGCCGTGCCCGGCTATCGCGTCGGCGGCAAGAGCGGTACCGCGTACAAGCATGAAGGCCATGGCTATACGCGCAAGTACCGTGCATCGTTCGTCGGCATGGCGCCGATGCCGAATCCGCGTATCGTCGTCGCGGTGTCGGTCGATGAACCGACCGCCGGCAGCCACTTCGGCGGCCAGGTGTCGGGCCCCGTATTCTCGGCGATCGCCGGCGATACGATGCGCGCGCTCAACGTACCGCCGAACATGCCGATCAAGCAGCTCGTCGTGTCCGACGACGCGCCGGGCGCGCCCGCTGCGACGGGCCCGCAAAAGCTGGCCGCGGGCGGCGGCGCGAAGCATATGATCGTATCCAGCACGACGCGTAATTCACCAGGAGTTGTTCGATGA
- the coq7 gene encoding 2-polyprenyl-3-methyl-6-methoxy-1,4-benzoquinone monooxygenase, protein MVLDELISEFDRGLRSLTGISRMSRAVPVPAEPPAGELTPAERTHAAGLMRVNHVGEVCAQALYQAQKLTARSASSKAMFEEAAREEEDHLAWTAHRLKELDSRPSLLNPLWYAGALAIGVAAGTLGDKVSLGFMAETERQVESHLDGHLSELPATDTASRAIVEQMRLDEVKHGKAATDAGGIELPLPARMLMRAASKVMTSTAYYL, encoded by the coding sequence ATGGTGTTGGATGAACTGATCAGCGAATTCGATCGCGGCTTGCGATCGCTGACCGGCATTAGCCGGATGAGCCGCGCGGTGCCCGTGCCGGCGGAGCCGCCGGCCGGCGAATTGACGCCCGCGGAGCGCACGCATGCCGCCGGGCTGATGCGCGTGAACCACGTCGGCGAAGTCTGTGCGCAGGCGCTCTATCAGGCGCAGAAGCTGACCGCGCGCTCGGCGTCGTCGAAGGCGATGTTCGAGGAGGCCGCGCGCGAGGAGGAGGACCATCTCGCCTGGACCGCGCACCGGCTGAAGGAACTCGATTCGCGCCCGAGCCTCCTCAACCCGCTGTGGTACGCCGGTGCGCTCGCGATCGGCGTCGCGGCCGGCACGCTGGGCGACAAGGTCAGCCTTGGCTTCATGGCGGAGACGGAGCGTCAGGTCGAGAGCCATCTCGACGGGCACCTGTCCGAGTTGCCGGCGACCGATACGGCATCGCGTGCGATCGTCGAGCAGATGCGACTCGACGAGGTGAAGCACGGCAAGGCAGCGACCGACGCCGGCGGGATCGAACTGCCGCTGCCCGCGCGCATGCTGATGCGCGCCGCGTCGAAAGTCATGACGAGCACTGCATACTATCTGTGA
- the mraZ gene encoding division/cell wall cluster transcriptional repressor MraZ, whose amino-acid sequence MFQGASALTLDAKGRMSVPARYREALQGQAEGRVTVTKHPDGCLLLFPRPEWEVFRAKIAALPMDAHWWRRIFLGNAMDVDLDSAGRILVSPELRMAAGLEKEVMLLGMGSHFELWDSQTYIAKEQAAMAQGMPDALKNFTF is encoded by the coding sequence GTGTTCCAAGGGGCGTCGGCGCTGACGCTCGATGCGAAAGGGCGGATGTCGGTGCCGGCTCGCTATCGCGAAGCGCTGCAAGGACAGGCAGAAGGACGGGTGACTGTGACCAAGCACCCGGACGGCTGCCTGTTGCTGTTTCCGCGCCCCGAATGGGAGGTTTTCCGCGCCAAGATCGCCGCGCTGCCGATGGACGCGCACTGGTGGCGGCGCATTTTTCTCGGCAATGCGATGGATGTCGATCTCGACAGCGCGGGCCGGATTCTCGTATCGCCCGAGCTGCGGATGGCGGCCGGACTGGAAAAGGAAGTCATGTTGTTGGGAATGGGTAGTCACTTCGAGCTGTGGGATTCGCAGACCTACATCGCGAAGGAGCAGGCAGCGATGGCGCAGGGCATGCCCGACGCGCTGAAAAACTTTACGTTCTGA
- the mraY gene encoding phospho-N-acetylmuramoyl-pentapeptide-transferase, which produces MLLALAQWLQGDASFLRLFTYLTFRAVMATITALGIGLVCGPWVIRKLTQMKVGQAVRKDGPQSHLVKSGTPTMGGVLILIGIAVATLLWGDLTNRFIWIVMLVTFGFGVIGWVDDYRKVVYKDPRGMSSREKYFWQSVIGLFAAVYLAFSVSEANNVRVFDLFMAWVRSGLSMGLPARADLMLPFLKSISYPLGVWGFIVLTYFVIVGASNAVNLTDGLDGLVIMPVVLVGGSLGVFAYVMGSSVYSKYLLFPHIPGAGELLIFCSAMGGAGLAFLWYNTHPAQVFMGDVGALALGGALGTVAVIVRQEIVLFIMGGIFVAETLSVMLQVSWFKYTKKRYGEGRRLLKMAPLHHHFELSGWKETQVVVRFWIITLMLCLFGLSTLKLR; this is translated from the coding sequence ATGCTGCTGGCGCTGGCGCAATGGCTGCAAGGAGACGCAAGCTTTTTGCGCTTGTTCACGTACCTGACGTTCCGTGCGGTGATGGCCACCATCACCGCGCTCGGTATCGGGCTCGTGTGCGGACCGTGGGTGATCCGCAAGCTGACGCAAATGAAGGTCGGGCAGGCCGTGCGCAAGGACGGCCCGCAGAGTCATCTCGTCAAATCCGGCACGCCGACGATGGGCGGCGTGCTGATCCTGATCGGCATCGCGGTTGCGACGCTGCTGTGGGGCGACCTGACCAACCGGTTCATCTGGATCGTGATGCTCGTCACGTTCGGCTTCGGCGTGATCGGCTGGGTCGACGACTATCGCAAGGTCGTCTACAAGGACCCGCGCGGGATGTCGTCGCGCGAAAAGTACTTCTGGCAGTCGGTGATCGGCCTGTTCGCCGCCGTCTATCTCGCGTTCAGCGTGTCCGAGGCGAACAACGTGCGCGTGTTCGACCTGTTCATGGCGTGGGTGAGGAGCGGCCTGTCGATGGGGCTGCCGGCTCGCGCGGACCTGATGCTGCCGTTCCTGAAGTCGATCAGCTACCCGCTGGGCGTCTGGGGCTTCATCGTGCTGACCTACTTCGTGATCGTCGGCGCGAGCAACGCGGTGAACCTGACCGACGGTCTCGACGGTCTCGTGATCATGCCGGTCGTACTGGTCGGCGGGTCGCTCGGCGTGTTCGCGTACGTGATGGGCAGTTCGGTCTATTCGAAATACCTGCTGTTCCCGCATATCCCGGGCGCGGGCGAACTGCTGATCTTCTGTTCCGCGATGGGTGGGGCAGGGCTCGCGTTCCTCTGGTACAACACGCACCCCGCGCAGGTGTTCATGGGCGACGTCGGCGCGCTGGCGCTCGGCGGCGCGCTCGGCACGGTCGCGGTGATCGTACGCCAGGAAATCGTGCTGTTCATCATGGGCGGCATCTTCGTCGCGGAAACGCTGTCGGTGATGCTGCAGGTTTCGTGGTTCAAGTACACGAAGAAGCGTTACGGCGAAGGGCGGCGCCTGCTGAAGATGGCGCCGCTGCATCACCATTTCGAATTGTCCGGCTGGAAGGAAACGCAGGTGGTGGTACGTTTCTGGATCATCACGCTGATGCTGTGCCTGTTCGGTCTGTCCACCCTCAAGCTGCGGTAA